The proteins below are encoded in one region of Equus przewalskii isolate Varuska chromosome 1, EquPr2, whole genome shotgun sequence:
- the IFIT5 gene encoding interferon-induced protein with tetratricopeptide repeats 5 — MSEIPEDALKAILLELECHFTWNLLKEDIDLCEVEDTIGQQLEFLTTKSRLTLYNLLAYVKHLKGQNKDALECLEQAEEIIQREHSDKEEVRSLVTWGNYAWVYYHMDQLKEAQTYIDKVGNVCKKLSSPSHYKLECPEIDCEKGWALLKFGGKYHQKAKMAFEKALEAEPDNPEFNIGYAITVYRLDDSDREGSIKSFSLGPLRKAVTLNPDNTYIKVFLALKLQDVHAEAEGEKYIEEILDQISSQPYVLRYAAKFYRRKNSWDRALELLRKALEVTPTSSFLHHQMGLCYRAQMIQIKKATRNRPKGKDKLKVDELITSAIFHFKAAVERDSMFAFAYTDLANMYAEGGQYNNAEEVFQKALRLENITDDHKHQIHYHYGRFQEFHRKSENTAIHHYLEALKVKDRSSLRTKLTSALKKLATKRLGHNASDVQSLSALGFVYKLEGEKRQAAEYYERAQKIDPENEEFLTALCELRLSI; from the exons ATGAG TGAAATTCCTGAGGATGCCTTGAAGGCCATTCTGTTGGAGTTGGAATGTCACTTTACGTGGAATTTACTTAAAGAAGACATTGATCTCTGTGAGGTGGAAGACACAATTGGGCAACAGCTTGAATTTCTTACCACAAAATCCAGACTTACTCTTTATAACCTATTGGCGTATGTGAAACACCTGAAAGGCCAAAATAAAGATGCCCTAGAGTGCTTGgaacaagcagaagaaataatccAGCGTGAACACTCAGACAAAGAAGAAGTACGAAGTCTGGTCACTTGGGGAAACTATGCCTGGGTGTATTATCACATGGACCAGCTTAAAGAAGCTCAAACGTATATAGACAAGGTAGGGAATGTCTGCAAGAAATTGTCCAGTCCTTCCCACTACAAGTTGGAGTGTCCTGAGATTGACTGTGAGAAAGGGTGGGCACTCTTGAAATTTGGAGGAAAGTATCACCAGAAGGCTAAAATGGCTTTTGAGAAGGCTCTGGAAGCGGAACCTGACAATCCAGAATTTAACATCGGCTATGCCATCACAGTGTATCGGCTGGATGATTCTGACAGAGAAGGGTCTATAAAGAGCTTTTCTCTGGGGCCTCTGAGGAAGGCTGTTACCCTGAACCCAGATAACACCTACATTAAGGTTTTTCTGGCACTGAAGCTTCAAGATGTTCATGCAGAAGCTGAAGGGGAAAAGTATATTGAAGAAATCCTGGACCAAATATCATCCCAACCATATGTCCTTCGTTATGCAGCCAAATTCTACAGGAGGAAAAATTCCTGGGACAGAGCTCTTGAACTTTTGAGAAAGGCCTTGGAGGTGACACCAACCTCTTCTTTCCTGCATCACCAAATGGGACTTTGCTATAGGGCACAAATGATCCAGATCAAGAAGGCCACTCGCAACAGACCTAAAGGAAAGGATAAACTGAAAGTTGATGAGCTGATTACATCTGCCATATTTCATTTCAAAGCAGCTGTGGAGCGAGACTCTATGTTTGCATTTGCCTACACAGACCTGGCCAACATGTATGCTGAGGGAGGCCAGTATAACAATGCTGAAGAGGTTTTCCAGAAAGCCCTTCGTCTGGAGAACATAACTGATGATCACAAACATCAGATCCACTACCACTATGGCCGCTTTCAGGAATTTCACCGTAAATCAGAAAATACTGCCATCCACCATTATTTAGAAGCCTTAAAGGTCAAAGACAGGTCATCCCTGCGCACCAAACTGACAAGTGCTCTGAAGAAATTGGCTACCAAGAGACTTGGTCACAATGCTTCAGATGTGCAGAGTTTAAGTGCCCTAGGGTTTGTTTACAagctggagggagaaaagaggcaaGCTGCTGAGTACTATGAGAGGGCCCAAAAGATAGATCCAGAAAATGAAGAATTCCTTACTGCTCTCTGTGAGCTTCGACTTTCCATTTAA